Part of the Acidobacteriota bacterium genome, GAGACACCTCATGTTCCGCCGAACGCCCTCCGAAAACGATCCCGACACGAATCATCAGCTTACCTCCGCGGCTACCAAAATGGCCTCCGTCACTCACCATAGCGCTTAACACCGACCCTCGAAGATCCTACACTGTGGAGGGAGCCGCTATGAACATGAACCACCACGATGAGGCTGAGGGAGCCACCGATCCGGTATGCGGAATGTCGGTGAATCCTGAAACCGCCCCGCACAGCTTGGAACACCAGGGCCGCACCTACTACTTTTGCAGCCAGGGCTGCCTGGAAAAGTTCAAGGAGCATCCCCGTCATTACCTCGACCAGGAATACGAAGCCGAAGAGGTCGAGGCCGGCCCGGGCGAGAAAGTGGAGTGGATTTGCCCCATGGACCCCGAGGTCCTGGAGGACCAACCCGGCTCCTGCCCCAAATGCGGAATGGCCCTGGAGCCCCGCAAAGTGACGCTGGAGAAGAGCGACAACCCTGAACTCCGCGACATGACGCGGCGCTTCTGGCTCTCGCTGGCCCTGACGGTCCCCGTCTTCGTGATCGCCATGTCGGAGATGATTCCCGGCGATCCCATCCACGGCAACTTTGACACCGGGCTGCTGCAATGGGTCCAGTTCGTTCTGGCCACCCCCGTGGTGCTTTACGGCGGCTTCCCCTTCTTTCAGCGGGGATGGAACTCGCTCAAAACCCTCAACTTCAACATGTTCACCCTGATCGCGCTGGGGACGGGAGTGGCCTATCTCTACAGCGCCGCGGGCGTGCTGCTTCCCCAGCTCTTCCCGCCCGTCATGAAAGGGCCGGATGGCTTTGTGGCGCTCTACTTCGAATCGGCCGCGGTGATCACGACTTTGGTCCTTCTGGGCCAGGTGCTGGAGTTGCGGGCCCGCGAGCGAACCGGAGACGCCGTGCGTTCGCTGCTGGAACTGGCGCCCAAAACGGCCCGCAGAATCGGCGAGGACGGCGATGAAAACGAAATTCCGCTCGACCAGGTCAAAGTCGGCGACCGGCTGCGGGTGCGTCCCGGCGAGAAAATCCCGGTGGACGGAAAAGTGGTGGAAGGATCCTCCTCGGTCGACGAATCGATGGTCACCGGCGAACCCGTCCCGGTGGAGAAAGCTGAGGGAGACGAAGTCACCGGCGGCACCCTCAACCAAAAGGGCGGTTTCGTCATGCAAGCAGCCAGGGTGGGAGCGGACACGGTGCTTTCTCAGATCGTGCAGATGGTCTCCGAAGCCCAGCGCTCACGCGCCCCCATTCAGGGCGTGGCCGACAAAGTGGCGGAAATCTTCGTGCCCTCGGTGGTGGCGGCGGCGGTGATCACCTTCCTGGTGTGGCTGGCCTGGGGTCCGGCCCCCTCTTATGCCATCGTCAACGCCGTGGCGGTGCTCATCATCGCCTGCCCCTGCGCGCTGGGACTGGCCACTCCCATGTCGATCATGGTGGCCACCGGACGCGGGGCTCATGAAGGCGTGCTGGTCAAGGAAGCACAGGCCCTGGAAGCGCTGGAGAAA contains:
- a CDS encoding heavy metal translocating P-type ATPase, giving the protein MNMNHHDEAEGATDPVCGMSVNPETAPHSLEHQGRTYYFCSQGCLEKFKEHPRHYLDQEYEAEEVEAGPGEKVEWICPMDPEVLEDQPGSCPKCGMALEPRKVTLEKSDNPELRDMTRRFWLSLALTVPVFVIAMSEMIPGDPIHGNFDTGLLQWVQFVLATPVVLYGGFPFFQRGWNSLKTLNFNMFTLIALGTGVAYLYSAAGVLLPQLFPPVMKGPDGFVALYFESAAVITTLVLLGQVLELRARERTGDAVRSLLELAPKTARRIGEDGDENEIPLDQVKVGDRLRVRPGEKIPVDGKVVEGSSSVDESMVTGEPVPVEKAEGDEVTGGTLNQKGGFVMQAARVGADTVLSQIVQMVSEAQRSRAPIQGVADKVAEIFVPSVVAAAVITFLVWLAWGPAPSYAIVNAVAVLIIACPCALGLATPMSIMVATGRGAHEGVLVKEAQALEALEKVDTLVFDKTGTLTQGAPRVTQVVPAGDRSQAEVLKLAAALENPSEHPLAEAILQAYRESNQGDGEKLPPVDDFEAVTGRGVKGSIEGRSALLGNRSFMEDNGIDAQSLAEKAEEMGGKGATVVYLAEDGSLAGLLAIQDPIKESTPEAVEELHRRGLRLVMLTGDSQSAAQAVAEELEIEEVQAEVMPQDKADVIEKLQKEENRRVAMAGDGVNDAPALAQASVGIAMATGSDIAVESAGLTLLKGDLRGLVKAVRLSRGTMRNIRQNLFFAFIYNALGIPLAAGILYPWTGLLLSPMIAAAAMSFSSVSVISNALRLRRLSL